One stretch of Glandiceps talaboti chromosome 7, keGlaTala1.1, whole genome shotgun sequence DNA includes these proteins:
- the LOC144437451 gene encoding uncharacterized protein LOC144437451 isoform X2: MCTIVYTGHIVIRSIAWQCTSSSSGSMDVDIDSAYLYQLKRHKMTWELSSGDVYVVADCDPSSAKLKSQYCIVKRTLLFHNAENTLQTRLLTCSCKMGMQNEERLQATRPSSSSDCNFRRFIKDEESNYCLHAKAVNAIYTPHPVVTQQPLDESQIVVDQLTEDPFLAAVTINRDVHVLSVVHRNKARQLCCTSCRFGRSSCDHVEVYRTWSQQHSRTIPEDDESAASSTSTFSCMSYKPIPYSLPDEAKENFDQLRSGEISIPPVLIPEMPADDGPYALCCHGNKWDDGDAVEHKWCVGEATIYFESFSLKTTKGNIGSQNIKVFYRPSVGTCACKLYYDGRDDLLFNLNNKDIIHHSLLQSYLHLMCEGRNPLATFHRAYVKLHATYSTTVPLPLHKLRIAWNGYSRLLSINYTDSFTCVKCGETPPVIICDGTSLGVNKVLLKQFLSEEDSTATDEYPAMVGSKHEDRVYIPHAKARKLLLKFADQTSTVPLSSEDFTHLIHLLKQYEHLQSLVSVLLLISTNGTLLKAPQQFSSFFSDIAKNSPVCSLIQIPSNSIARNIIKEVIRGLNIFNVSNSAKLKSLQHDAPLIFKFLVAIASRSQQVPIQARQLLFDILIRAKQCYVSQDNNRQYPSVSSNDSLSFFPSLPHIRGKGRYKLDKTSQVESGCRKFHGGHPTLSPGIFTVCCPHKVCYGFQLMKQVESPAVPFSIIMTRFPTAPQIIIYDNCCKLHQYSLNREPEFFKNTLFLVDRLHWKNHTGCSSGYNMNVYKYNADINKLNSQVCEQSNADLARIKAQVSYMLPDNFMFHVSLFLAVMNRESGNCVM, translated from the exons ATGTGCACGATCGTTTATACGGGCCATATTGTTATACGTAGTATTGCGTGGCAATG CACATCATCAAGTTCTGGTTCAATGGATGTCGATATTGATTCTGCATACTTATATCAGCTGAAAAGACACAAGATGACATGGGAGCTCTCATCTGGTGATGTCTATGTTGTTGCAGACTGTGACCCTTCTTCAGCTAAACTCAAGTCTCAGTATTGCATAGTAAAAAGGACTTTGCTATTTCACAATGCTGAAAACACGTTGCAGACTCGTCTTTTGACATGTTCATGCAAGATGGGTATGCAAAATGAGGAGAGACTACAGGCCACTCGTCCATCCAGCAGTAGTGACTGTAACTTTCGTAGATTTATCAAGGATGAAGAGTCAAACTATTGCCTCCATGCCAAAGCAGTCAATGCCATTTATACACCACATCCAGTTGTTACTCAACAACCATTAGATGAATCTCAAATTGTTGTGGATCAGCTTACGGAGGATCCTTTCCTCGCTGCAGTTACCATCAACAGAGATGTTCATGTTTTGTCTGTTGTACACAGAAACAAAGCAAGACAACTCTGCTGCACAAGCTGTAGATTTGGTAGGTCATCATGTGACCATGTGGAAGTGTACAGGACCTGGTCCCAGCAGCACAGCAGAACCATTCCAGAAGATGATGAGTCTGCTGCTTCAAGTACCAGTACATTTTCATGCATGTCCTATAAACCAATTCCATACAGTCTTCCAGATGAAGCAAAGGAGAATTTTGATCAGCTAAGGAGTGGTGAG ATTTCTATACCACCTGTACTCATTCCTGAAATGCCAGCAGATGATGGACCCTATGcattgtgttgccatggtaacaaatggGATGATGGAGATGCAGTAGAGCATAAATGGTGTGTAGGGGAAGCTactatatattttgaaagtttttcaTTGAAGACAACCAAGGGAAATATTGGAAGTCAAAACATTAAAG TGTTCTATAGACCAAGTGTTGGTACCTGTGCTTGTAAACTGTATTATGATGGTAGAGATGATCTGCTGTTTAATTTAAACAACAAAGACATCATCCATCACAGCCTCCTCCAGTCTTACCTGCATCTCATGTGTGAGGGAAGAAACCCACTTGCTACATTTCACAG GGCATATGTGAAATTACACGCCACTTATTCCACAACTGTACCTCTTCCTTTACACAAGCTACGAATAGCATGGAATGGATACAGTCGGCTTCTCAGTATAAACTACACAGATTCCTTCACCTGTGTCAAATGTGGGGAAACACCACCTGTCATTATTTGTGATGGTACTAGCCTTGGAGTTAACAAGGTTCTCCTTAAACAGTTTCTCTCTGAAGAAGATTCAACTGCCACTGATGAATATCCTGCTATGGTCGGAAGTAAACATGAAGACAGAGTCTACATACCACATGCCAAGGCCAGAAAACTACTTTTAAAGTTTGCAGATCAAACTTCTACTGTTCCCTTATCTTCAGAAGACTTTACCCACCTTATCCACTTACTGAAACAGTATGAACATTTGCAGTCTCTAGTCAGTGTACTGTTGCTGATCTCAACAAATGGAACACTTCTCAAAGCACCAcaacagttttcatcatttttttctgatattGCAAAGAATTCGCCAGTTTGTTCCTTGATACAGATACCCTCAAATTCAATTGCTAGAAATATCATTAAGGAAGTAATTCGAGGTCTCAATATATTCAATGTTAGTAATTCTGCAAAACTAAAGAGCCTACAGCATGATGCACCACTCATCTTCAAGTTCTTGGTTGCAATAGCATCTAGAAGTCAGCAAGTACCAATCCAAGCACGACAACTGTTGTTCGATATCCTGATCAGAGCAAAGCAGTGTTATGTGTCACAAGATAACAACAGACAATATCCATCAGTGTCTTCCAATGATAGCCTGTCCTTTTTCCCATCGCTTCCACATATTAGAGG CAAAGGCAGGTACAAACTGGACAAAACAAGTCAAGTTGAAAGTGGTTGTCGTAAATTTCATGGCGGCCATCCCACATTGTCCCCAGGAATCTTCACAGTCTGCTGTCCCCATAAAGTCTGCTATGGATTTCAACTGATGAAACAAGTGGAATCCCCAGCAGTTCCATTTTCGATCATCATGACAAGATTCCCAACCGCGCCACAGATTATAATATATGACAATTGTTGTAAGCTGCATCAGTATTCCTTAAACCG GGAGCCCGAGTTTTTCAAAAACACACTGTTTCTTGTTGACCGACTTCACTGGAAGAATCATACAGG GTGTTCTTCTGGTTACAACATGAACGTGTACAAATATAATGCTGACATAAATAAGTTAAACTCTCAAGTCTGTGAACAAAGCAATGCTGACTTAGCAAGAATTAAAGCTCAAGTTTCGTACATGCTGCCAgataattttatgtttcatgtATCATTATTTTTAGCAGTAATGAACAGGGAAAGTGGAAATTGTGTTATGTAG
- the LOC144437451 gene encoding uncharacterized protein LOC144437451 isoform X1 codes for MEYRKKRLIAELSAHEILRTSRKRKVENTNRGDTKRIKCTSSSSGSMDVDIDSAYLYQLKRHKMTWELSSGDVYVVADCDPSSAKLKSQYCIVKRTLLFHNAENTLQTRLLTCSCKMGMQNEERLQATRPSSSSDCNFRRFIKDEESNYCLHAKAVNAIYTPHPVVTQQPLDESQIVVDQLTEDPFLAAVTINRDVHVLSVVHRNKARQLCCTSCRFGRSSCDHVEVYRTWSQQHSRTIPEDDESAASSTSTFSCMSYKPIPYSLPDEAKENFDQLRSGEISIPPVLIPEMPADDGPYALCCHGNKWDDGDAVEHKWCVGEATIYFESFSLKTTKGNIGSQNIKVFYRPSVGTCACKLYYDGRDDLLFNLNNKDIIHHSLLQSYLHLMCEGRNPLATFHRAYVKLHATYSTTVPLPLHKLRIAWNGYSRLLSINYTDSFTCVKCGETPPVIICDGTSLGVNKVLLKQFLSEEDSTATDEYPAMVGSKHEDRVYIPHAKARKLLLKFADQTSTVPLSSEDFTHLIHLLKQYEHLQSLVSVLLLISTNGTLLKAPQQFSSFFSDIAKNSPVCSLIQIPSNSIARNIIKEVIRGLNIFNVSNSAKLKSLQHDAPLIFKFLVAIASRSQQVPIQARQLLFDILIRAKQCYVSQDNNRQYPSVSSNDSLSFFPSLPHIRGKGRYKLDKTSQVESGCRKFHGGHPTLSPGIFTVCCPHKVCYGFQLMKQVESPAVPFSIIMTRFPTAPQIIIYDNCCKLHQYSLNREPEFFKNTLFLVDRLHWKNHTGCSSGYNMNVYKYNADINKLNSQVCEQSNADLARIKAQVSYMLPDNFMFHVSLFLAVMNRESGNCVM; via the exons atgGAGTACAGAAAGAAGCGACTTATAGCGGAATTGTCAGCACACGAAATTCTAAGAACGAGCCGAAAGCGAAAAGTTGAAAATACCAATCGTGGAGATACAAAGAGAATAAAATG CACATCATCAAGTTCTGGTTCAATGGATGTCGATATTGATTCTGCATACTTATATCAGCTGAAAAGACACAAGATGACATGGGAGCTCTCATCTGGTGATGTCTATGTTGTTGCAGACTGTGACCCTTCTTCAGCTAAACTCAAGTCTCAGTATTGCATAGTAAAAAGGACTTTGCTATTTCACAATGCTGAAAACACGTTGCAGACTCGTCTTTTGACATGTTCATGCAAGATGGGTATGCAAAATGAGGAGAGACTACAGGCCACTCGTCCATCCAGCAGTAGTGACTGTAACTTTCGTAGATTTATCAAGGATGAAGAGTCAAACTATTGCCTCCATGCCAAAGCAGTCAATGCCATTTATACACCACATCCAGTTGTTACTCAACAACCATTAGATGAATCTCAAATTGTTGTGGATCAGCTTACGGAGGATCCTTTCCTCGCTGCAGTTACCATCAACAGAGATGTTCATGTTTTGTCTGTTGTACACAGAAACAAAGCAAGACAACTCTGCTGCACAAGCTGTAGATTTGGTAGGTCATCATGTGACCATGTGGAAGTGTACAGGACCTGGTCCCAGCAGCACAGCAGAACCATTCCAGAAGATGATGAGTCTGCTGCTTCAAGTACCAGTACATTTTCATGCATGTCCTATAAACCAATTCCATACAGTCTTCCAGATGAAGCAAAGGAGAATTTTGATCAGCTAAGGAGTGGTGAG ATTTCTATACCACCTGTACTCATTCCTGAAATGCCAGCAGATGATGGACCCTATGcattgtgttgccatggtaacaaatggGATGATGGAGATGCAGTAGAGCATAAATGGTGTGTAGGGGAAGCTactatatattttgaaagtttttcaTTGAAGACAACCAAGGGAAATATTGGAAGTCAAAACATTAAAG TGTTCTATAGACCAAGTGTTGGTACCTGTGCTTGTAAACTGTATTATGATGGTAGAGATGATCTGCTGTTTAATTTAAACAACAAAGACATCATCCATCACAGCCTCCTCCAGTCTTACCTGCATCTCATGTGTGAGGGAAGAAACCCACTTGCTACATTTCACAG GGCATATGTGAAATTACACGCCACTTATTCCACAACTGTACCTCTTCCTTTACACAAGCTACGAATAGCATGGAATGGATACAGTCGGCTTCTCAGTATAAACTACACAGATTCCTTCACCTGTGTCAAATGTGGGGAAACACCACCTGTCATTATTTGTGATGGTACTAGCCTTGGAGTTAACAAGGTTCTCCTTAAACAGTTTCTCTCTGAAGAAGATTCAACTGCCACTGATGAATATCCTGCTATGGTCGGAAGTAAACATGAAGACAGAGTCTACATACCACATGCCAAGGCCAGAAAACTACTTTTAAAGTTTGCAGATCAAACTTCTACTGTTCCCTTATCTTCAGAAGACTTTACCCACCTTATCCACTTACTGAAACAGTATGAACATTTGCAGTCTCTAGTCAGTGTACTGTTGCTGATCTCAACAAATGGAACACTTCTCAAAGCACCAcaacagttttcatcatttttttctgatattGCAAAGAATTCGCCAGTTTGTTCCTTGATACAGATACCCTCAAATTCAATTGCTAGAAATATCATTAAGGAAGTAATTCGAGGTCTCAATATATTCAATGTTAGTAATTCTGCAAAACTAAAGAGCCTACAGCATGATGCACCACTCATCTTCAAGTTCTTGGTTGCAATAGCATCTAGAAGTCAGCAAGTACCAATCCAAGCACGACAACTGTTGTTCGATATCCTGATCAGAGCAAAGCAGTGTTATGTGTCACAAGATAACAACAGACAATATCCATCAGTGTCTTCCAATGATAGCCTGTCCTTTTTCCCATCGCTTCCACATATTAGAGG CAAAGGCAGGTACAAACTGGACAAAACAAGTCAAGTTGAAAGTGGTTGTCGTAAATTTCATGGCGGCCATCCCACATTGTCCCCAGGAATCTTCACAGTCTGCTGTCCCCATAAAGTCTGCTATGGATTTCAACTGATGAAACAAGTGGAATCCCCAGCAGTTCCATTTTCGATCATCATGACAAGATTCCCAACCGCGCCACAGATTATAATATATGACAATTGTTGTAAGCTGCATCAGTATTCCTTAAACCG GGAGCCCGAGTTTTTCAAAAACACACTGTTTCTTGTTGACCGACTTCACTGGAAGAATCATACAGG GTGTTCTTCTGGTTACAACATGAACGTGTACAAATATAATGCTGACATAAATAAGTTAAACTCTCAAGTCTGTGAACAAAGCAATGCTGACTTAGCAAGAATTAAAGCTCAAGTTTCGTACATGCTGCCAgataattttatgtttcatgtATCATTATTTTTAGCAGTAATGAACAGGGAAAGTGGAAATTGTGTTATGTAG